The Nostoc sp. PCC 7524 nucleotide sequence GTCTGGAATTACTAATGCCACAGCCTTAGCCGCACCGGTGGAGGTGGGGACAATGTTGATGGCTGCTGCTCTTGCCCGGCGTACATCACGGTGAGACGCGTCTAATAAACGTTGATCACCTGTGTAGCTGTGGGTGGTAGTCATCGTACCTTTGATGATCCCGAATTTATCATTCAACACCTTGGCAATAGGAGCCAAACAGTTGGTTGTACAGCTGGCATTACTAATAACGTGGTGTTGGTTGTGGTCGTATTCGTGATGATTCACACCAATTACGAAGGTACCATCTTCGTTTTTACCGGGGGCAGTGATGAGAACTTTCTTGGCTCCAGCATTTACGTGCTTTAACGCCCCTTCTTTACTGGTAAATACGCCTGTAGCTTCGATAATGAGGTCAATTTCCCACTCTTTCCAGGGCAAGTTTTCTGGATTGCGATCAGATACGCATTTAATGGTCTTACCATTAACGATGATAGAGTTGTCATCAGCAGTAATGTCAACATCCTTTAACTTCCCAAGCATTGAGTCATACTTCAGGAGGTGAGCATTAGTTCTAGGATCTGATGTGTCATTAACAGCTACAAGGTCAATATTGCTATTTTCACGACCTAGCCAGCAACGTGCAAAGTTACGTCCGATACGCCCGAAACCGTTGATTGCGACTCTAATCACAGTGTCTTGCCCTCTGTATTTATGCCTATAAGTTGATATCTTTGACCCCAATCATATCGCAAAGGGGGAGAGTATTTATAACCATAAAGTGTTAGATCCATAAAAAAAAACATATTTTATTCAGATTCATCTCCTGTAGAGTTCATGAAACTTCATGTAGGATCTAACCTCTTCTGGAACTAAGTAACGAATTGATTTACCGTCTCGACACAATTTACGAATTAAGCTTGACGAAACTCCTACTAAAGGTGTATCCAAGAGTTGCCAGTGAATAGTAACCGACTGCTTCTGGAGTTGTTGCCTCACTTGCTTGCAGATTAACTCACTTTGAGTTATATTCTCACCACCTAGGAGTCGGGGTGCAATTAACCAATCACACATTTGTGCTAATTCTTCCCCACGGTACCAACGTGGCAAGGTTTGGAAAGTATCCAATCCCACAATCCAGTACCAGTGAGTATTGGGATAACACGCAGATAATTCGATCAATGTATCGATGGCATAGGAATTTCCTGAGCGTTTTGTCTCTATCTGTGAAACTGTAAACGCTGGGTTTTCTCGTGTAGCTATTTGCAGCATTGCTACCCGATGCTCAAACAAAGCTGCTGTTTTGTGAGGGGGATAGAATGACGGCATCCAAATTACCTTTTCTATAGGTACTTGATGCAAAGCTGTCTCGGCTATCAGTAGGTGTCCCCAATGAATGGGATCAAATGTGCCGCCAAAAATCGCCAGTTGCTGCATCTAAATTATGCCTTGACATTATGACAGTGAAAATCATTCTCATTACTAATGCTATTTTAATCAATTCATGCCTGGGCTTGAGGAAAAATAGCAAGTGGTTTTGCTACGAATAAATATACTAATGTCGCCAACACTATTAAGGAAGCGAAAAATATGTATTTCACATTACAGGAATTTCTTTCCCGATGTCACGGAAATTTACTGAATAATCATAAAAACAGTTTAGAAATAGCAAAAACCTCTAACCAAGGTAAATTCATTCTCAACAAACAAAGACTCAGTAACAAATTTCAGAGAACATCAAAGTTGAAATTGATATAGGAGGTAGTTACGGTAAAAAACAAAATCCTGTTATGATACGCGTGTCATTTGTGATTATGGTGTGGTGTGGTGTTTAAGAGGAGCTATCAATGAGTGATACTGTAGATTTTGGCGGTAGACCATTTCATTTTATAGGTATCGGTGGTATAGGGATGTCAGCTCTGGCATATGTCCTGGCAAAACGCCAATTGCCAGTGTCAGGTTCTGATTTACGCCCCAATCATATTACGCGTAAGTTGGAATCTATCGGAGCGCATATTTTTAGTAGACAAGAGGCCGGTAATCTCGAATTCTTTCATCCCCAACCAGAGACTAATAGAGTAGAATTCACTCCACAAGAATTAGTTCCTGTTGACAAGACAAAACTACCTCAAGTCATTTGTTCAACAGCAATTAACTCTAATAATTTAGAATACAAAGCAGCACTGGAATTAGGTTGTCCAATTTTACATCGTTCTGATGTACTGGCAGCTTTGATAGCTGACTACCATAGCATTGCTGTAGCAGGAACTCATGGAAAAACTACAACCAGTAGCATGATTGGTTATATGTTACTAGAAGCTGGTGTAGATCCTACGATTATCGTCGGTGGTGAGGTCAATGCTTGGGAAGGCAATGCTCGTCTAGGCAAAAGTCGCTATTTAGTGGCTGAAGCAGATGAATCCGATGGTTCTCTGGTGAAGCACGCGCCTGAGATTGGCATTATTACTAATATTGAATTAGATCATCCTGACCACTACGACACATTAGATGAAGTTGTTGACATCTTCCAAACATTTGCTCAGGGTTGTAAAACCTTAATTGGCAGTATTGATTGTGCGACAGTACGCGAGTTGCTACGCAACGCCTCCAGCGATCGCCTTCAACCCACCATCACCTATAGCTTACATCCAGATACTAACGCTGACTACACCGTCACTAATATAGATTATCGTGCTGATGGCACTACCGCCCTAGT carries:
- the murC gene encoding UDP-N-acetylmuramate--L-alanine ligase; protein product: MSDTVDFGGRPFHFIGIGGIGMSALAYVLAKRQLPVSGSDLRPNHITRKLESIGAHIFSRQEAGNLEFFHPQPETNRVEFTPQELVPVDKTKLPQVICSTAINSNNLEYKAALELGCPILHRSDVLAALIADYHSIAVAGTHGKTTTSSMIGYMLLEAGVDPTIIVGGEVNAWEGNARLGKSRYLVAEADESDGSLVKHAPEIGIITNIELDHPDHYDTLDEVVDIFQTFAQGCKTLIGSIDCATVRELLRNASSDRLQPTITYSLHPDTNADYTVTNIDYRADGTTALVWEKGKALGVLNLKLLSRHNLSNALAAVAVGRLLGLEFGEIAKGIASFEGARRRFEFRGEVAGITFIDDYAHHPSELRATLAAAKLQARPGQRVVAIFQPHRYSRTFTFLEEFAQSFSHADLVVLTDIYSAGEPNLGQISGEQLAQAIAQEHPQVIYQPTLPSVCEFLLQNLRPGDLALFLGAGNLNQVIPEMITTLCEPATATS
- a CDS encoding type I glyceraldehyde-3-phosphate dehydrogenase, which encodes MIRVAINGFGRIGRNFARCWLGRENSNIDLVAVNDTSDPRTNAHLLKYDSMLGKLKDVDITADDNSIIVNGKTIKCVSDRNPENLPWKEWEIDLIIEATGVFTSKEGALKHVNAGAKKVLITAPGKNEDGTFVIGVNHHEYDHNQHHVISNASCTTNCLAPIAKVLNDKFGIIKGTMTTTHSYTGDQRLLDASHRDVRRARAAAINIVPTSTGAAKAVALVIPDLKGKLNGVALRVPTPNVSMVDFVVQVEKRTITEEVNQALKDAAEGQLKGILDYSELPLVSSDYQGSDASSIVDASLTMVMGNDLVKVMAWYDNEWGYSQRVLDLAELVAQKWA
- the nadD gene encoding nicotinate (nicotinamide) nucleotide adenylyltransferase — its product is MQQLAIFGGTFDPIHWGHLLIAETALHQVPIEKVIWMPSFYPPHKTAALFEHRVAMLQIATRENPAFTVSQIETKRSGNSYAIDTLIELSACYPNTHWYWIVGLDTFQTLPRWYRGEELAQMCDWLIAPRLLGGENITQSELICKQVRQQLQKQSVTIHWQLLDTPLVGVSSSLIRKLCRDGKSIRYLVPEEVRSYMKFHELYRR